In Musa acuminata AAA Group cultivar baxijiao chromosome BXJ3-9, Cavendish_Baxijiao_AAA, whole genome shotgun sequence, a single genomic region encodes these proteins:
- the LOC135648486 gene encoding gibberellin-regulated protein 5-like, protein MAARLPCTLLLVLLLTLSFTESVRSGSLKPSECNNKCEFRCSATSHKKPCLFFCKKCCAACLCVPPGTYGNKEACPCYNNWKTKEGGPKCP, encoded by the exons ATGGCAGCACGGCTTCCCTGCACTTTGCTTCTGGTGCTCCTCCTCACACTCTCTTTCACCGAG AGTGTCAGAAGTGGTTCTCTCAAGCCTTCAG AATGCAATAACAAGTGCGAGTTCCGGTGCTCGGCGACGTCGCACAAGAAGCCATGCTTGTTCTTCTGCAAGAAGTGCTGCGCCGCGTGCCTGTGCGTGCCGCCTGGCACCTACGGCAACAAGGAGGCGTGCCCCTGCTACAACAACTGGAAGACGAAGGAAGGTGGC